From the Palaemon carinicauda isolate YSFRI2023 chromosome 42, ASM3689809v2, whole genome shotgun sequence genome, one window contains:
- the LOC137633007 gene encoding flagellar attachment zone protein 1-like: protein MLLKLEPKLELKFEPKLKLKFEAKLKVKFVAKLKLKFEAKLKLEFEAKLNLNINLKLKLQLKLEPKLELKIKAKQKLEFEARLKVKFVAKLKLKFEGKLKLEFEARLKVKFVARLKLKFEAKLKLEFEAKLKLEFGARLKVKFVAKLKLKFEAKLKLEFGSRLKVKFVAKLKLKFEAKLKLKFEAKLKLESEAKLNLNINLKLKLQLKLEPKLELKFEAKLKLKFEAKVEL, encoded by the coding sequence ATGCTTTTAAAGCTTGAACCTAAGCTAGAGCTAAAGTTCGAACCCAAGCTGAAGCTAAAGTTCGAAGCTAAGCTGAAGGTAAAGTTCGTAGCTAAGCTGAAGCTAAAGTTCGAAGCTAAGCTGAAGTTAGAGTTCGAAGCTAAGCTGAACTTGAACATAAATTTAAAGCTAAAGCTGCAGCTAAAGCTTGAACCTAAGCTAGAGCTAAAGATCAAAGCCAAGCAGAAGTTAGAGTTCGAAGCTAGGCTGAAGGTAAAGTTCGTAGCTAAGCTGAAGCTAAAGTTCGAAGGTAAGCTGAAGTTAGAGTTCGAAGCTAGGCTGAAGGTAAAGTTCGTAGCTAGGCTGAAGCTGAAGTTCGAAGCTAAGCTGAAGTTAGAGTTTGAAGCTAAGCTGAAGTTAGAGTTCGGAGCTAGGCTGAAGGTAAAGTTCGTAGCTAAGCTGAAGCTAAAGTTCGAAGCTAAGCTGAAGTTAGAGTTCGGATCTAGGCTGAAGGTAAAGTTCGTAGCTAAGCTGAAGCTAAAGTTCGAAGCTAAGCTGAAGCTAAAGTTCGAAGCTAAGCTGAAGTTAGAGTCCGAAGCTAAGCTAAACTTGAACATAAATCTAAAGCTAAAGCTGCAGTTAAAGCTTGAACCTAAGCTAGAGCTAAAGTTCGAAGCTAAGCTGAAGCTAAAGTTCGAAGCTAAGGTGGAGCTATAG